A genomic region of Persephonella marina EX-H1 contains the following coding sequences:
- a CDS encoding oligosaccharide flippase family protein has product MTDKIEILKKSLSSLSLKIVGLIIGFLLTLYVSRYYGASGAGILGISLTVLQLLSILGKFGSDTFLLREVAANAEKKYKISFIYWEIIKYTFIFSSILSLIMLVASKPLSVLLYDREEYIFSVFLLSIGFIFYVLLNINFNFLKALRYTGYYSFFHFVSLFLISLLLLAIFTNLDRNPNFIVLSITISAILSYILSFLIIKKEIYINSRIFSSLCSLSLKRLKQIIQYSLPFLLASSLMLIMNWIDTIMISFFKSNFYTGIYYVVAKISMIITMPSVALNNILAPKFAKIEKEKKYKDIPSILKWAFKISIPLNFLILISFIIFGDKILMLFGKDFTLGYSSLVILSSGQFVNSFVGVIATLLLMSHREKVFLKIMLVSSATNILLNLILIPEYNILGASIASFISFLVLLLLSIKAYKTEIKQKREV; this is encoded by the coding sequence ATGACTGATAAGATAGAAATTCTAAAGAAATCTTTATCTTCTCTATCTCTAAAAATAGTTGGATTAATCATAGGATTTTTATTAACTCTGTATGTTTCTAGATATTATGGTGCTTCAGGAGCTGGTATATTAGGCATCAGTCTTACAGTTTTACAGCTTTTAAGTATTTTAGGAAAGTTTGGATCTGACACCTTTTTGCTGAGAGAAGTCGCTGCAAACGCTGAGAAAAAATACAAAATTAGTTTTATCTACTGGGAGATTATTAAATATACATTTATCTTTTCTTCAATTCTATCATTAATTATGCTTGTTGCGAGCAAGCCTTTATCTGTTCTTCTTTATGACAGGGAAGAATACATATTTTCTGTTTTTCTCCTATCTATCGGATTTATATTTTATGTTCTTTTGAATATAAACTTCAACTTTCTGAAAGCTTTACGATACACAGGTTATTACTCTTTTTTCCATTTTGTTTCTCTATTTTTAATAAGTTTGCTACTTTTGGCAATATTTACAAATTTGGATAGAAATCCTAATTTTATAGTTCTTTCCATAACAATCTCAGCAATTTTAAGTTATATACTCAGCTTTCTAATTATAAAAAAAGAAATATATATTAATTCAAGAATCTTTTCTTCCCTATGTAGTCTGTCTTTAAAAAGACTTAAACAGATAATCCAATACTCATTACCCTTTTTACTCGCATCATCTCTAATGTTAATTATGAACTGGATAGATACTATAATGATCAGTTTTTTTAAATCAAATTTTTACACTGGAATTTATTATGTAGTCGCTAAGATCTCTATGATTATAACTATGCCGTCTGTTGCTTTAAATAACATCCTTGCCCCTAAGTTTGCAAAAATTGAAAAAGAAAAGAAGTACAAAGATATTCCTTCCATTTTAAAATGGGCTTTTAAAATTTCCATACCTTTAAATTTTCTAATTTTAATTTCTTTTATAATATTTGGTGATAAAATACTAATGTTATTTGGAAAAGATTTCACGTTAGGTTACAGCAGTTTGGTGATTCTAAGCAGTGGACAGTTTGTAAATTCTTTCGTAGGTGTTATTGCGACCCTTCTTCTTATGTCTCACAGAGAAAAAGTGTTTCTTAAAATTATGCTAGTAAGTTCAGCTACGAACATATTACTTAATCTAATTTTAATTCCCGAATATAACATATTAGGTGCATCTATAGCTAGCTTCATTAGTTTTCTGGTCTTGCTGCTTTTATCAATTAAAGCATACAAAACAGAAATAAAACAAAAGAGAGAAGTATGA